The genomic stretch tgtttactTTCTCAATCAAAGTTGCCGAAATACTTTTGGGGAGAAGCATTAAGCACTGTTTTACATCTTGTAAACCTTATTCCATGTGTTCCATTGAAGTTTGATGTTCCAAATCATGTTTGGAGTGGTAAAGATGTTTCCTGCGACCATCTTCGAGTGTTTGGGTGCATGACTTATGTGCATATTCCGAAGGATGGGAGATCGAAATTATATGAGAAGTCGAAGAAATGTGTGTTTGTTGGGTATGGAGTTGATGAACTTGGGTATCGATTCTTTGATCCGGTTCAACAGAAGGTTATCTGTAGTCGTGATGTCATATTCATTGAGGATTATACCTTTGAGGACATCGACAAAGTTGAGAATAAATATCCGActtttgaagatgaagaaatggttGATACAAACTTAACTACTATTGATCCTACCCCTATCACTTTCGAAGATGTTCCAGTTGAAAATCAAGGTATGAATTTGAATGTTGATAATGTTTTAAATCCtaatgatattattgatgtagGTGTTACGGAAGACGTTGTTGAAAATGAGGTTGATCAAAGAGGTTGAAAGTGTTGAAAAACCAGTTGCTTCTAATGAGTTGAGGCAGTCTACTCGGGATAAAAGGCCTTTTGTTCGATACCCCTCGAACGAGTATGTTTTCCTTACCGACGATAGAGAACTCGAAAGCTTTAAAGAAGTTTTGGAGGATGAGAACAAGAAGGAGTGGATGGATGCCATCGAAGATGAAATGAAATCACTTCGTGAGAATAATACCTTTGAGTTAGTGAAGTTGCCAAAGGGCAAGAGAGCATTGAAGAATAGATGGGTTTATCGGATTAAGGAAGATGAGTGTACTTCTCAAAGAAGATTCAAGGCTCGTTTGGTGGTAAAAGGTTTTAAACAACGAGAAGGTGTTAATTTTGGCGAGATTTTCGCTCTGGTTGTGGAGATGCAATCTATTTGAGTGGTTCTTGGGTTATCTGCTAGTCTTGATTTGGAAATATAGAAAATGAACGTGAAGACGACTTTCCTTCACGGTGATCTACATGAAGAAATTTATATGGAGCATCCGGATGGATTCCTAGAAAAGGGAAATTAAGACTATGTTTGCAAATTGCTAAAAATTCTTTATGGTTTGAAATAAGCAACTCGCCAATGGTATCAAAAGTTCAACTCATTGTATGTTATGGTTTGTATAAGACTCGATATTGCTCATTTCGTGGGAATGTGAGTCGTTATCTCTCAAATCCGAGAAAATATCATTGGGAGGTCGTGAAAGGGGTGATGAGATATTTGCGTGGAACGTCAAATTTGAGACTAACCTTGGGATGCAAGAAGTCCATGTTGGTTGGATATACATATCCAGATTTGGATGGAAGCTTGGATGATCGAAAATCTACTTCATAATATATGGTGACTTTTGTCAGGGGAGCCGTGGCTTGGCAATCAAAGTTGCAAAAGTGTGTTGCACTCTCTACTACCAAAGCCGAGTTTATAGCCGTTGTGGAAGCATCAAAAGAGTTTTTATGGTTGAGTAAATTTACAATGGAACTTGGTGTGAAACAAAAAAAAGTATGTCTTGTTTTGTGATAGTCAAAGCTTCATTCACTTATCGAAGAATTCCTGCTTTCACTCGAGGTCGAAGCATATTGATGTTAGTTATCATTGGATTCTTGATGCATTAGATTCCAATTTGATGGAGCTTGAGAAGATTCACACCCATGACAATGGTTCAAATATGTTGACAAAGGTGTTGCCTAGGGGAAAGTTTGAGTTTTGTCAATGGAATCCAGATTGGTATTGCCCTCTAACTAGTCGGTCAGCAGAGTTTATTGGGCTTTCCCTCCTATTTGGAGAGGCCCAAAATGGATGTGGGTTAGTTATCCATGTGTGTAAGCCTTTGTTGTTACCCAACAAAGATAGTTAGGTCATTCATTCATTGTGtgagaaaaacaacaacaaaagctaGAGAGAAAACATTATTCTCGCAGCCCCTTTTCTGCACAAATCTGTTCTAGAAAATTGGAGCTTGCGCAAAATCCAACAGTCGGATCATCCTGAAATTTTGGCACAACATTCATGACTCATAGGATCAAATTTTGAAtggtggagattgaattttgaccTTTATAAGTCAGTTTTCCAAGTCGATCTTTGAGGTCAgaatttcttggtgtttttggatTGTTTTGTCTCTCTTTGTTCTTTTTGTATTCCAAGATTGATTGTAGATATTGATAATTTTTATGTATGCCTCTAACTAGTGTTAGATAGAACCTTTATTGTACCCATTTTTTTATTATAGTGGAGATTTTTAAGTGGCCTACGGGTTCCGTGGTTTTTTACTCCTAGTTAACGAAGGTTTTTCCACGCTAAAATTGTGTTATGTTGTTTGATGTGTTTTTGTTGATTGTCTCTAAGTTGCATGTGATGTTTGAGAGAGTTTGTATTGTTGTATTTTTTCATTGCATTTGTGATTTCCTCACAACatcaagaacaaaataaaatccTCCTCTGACAGACTCCTTGAAAAAAATAACTGATCATTTTTCCCTTATTCAAATTGTTGACATGAGAAAACAGTGCTAGAATATTTGTATGCATCACTTCTTATTATCTattgtgagaattggatcgaactctattaagtcgaagggtagcttctagTTCGACAAAGAATATGCATGAGGTCGAAGCTTGTTCGCATGATGCTGCCGAAGATCTACATACAATAGTCGAAATATGTTATAGTATGTGGGTgttgaaatgctagggttgttagtatttcgaattgggcctgtttgtaatgtccaattgtttaagttagcttataccctaagttagcttgtaatggatatttgtgaaaaagccaattagtttagtatgttaagtttattataaatagcatactagtctctcatcattgcatactgcaaatcctaatttatggtgagatgtttatttattattcttgtaatacttgtaatcttgattcaaagagaaagtaaagaatagcagttataataaATTCCTTGATGTTCTTCTTGATTTCTATTATATTCCCTGTTATACTATGTTTTTGACATCGTTTTCACATCATCTGTCATCAATATTTAGAATTCACTATCACCTTCATGAATCATTCAACTCAAACAAATAGTATAAATCACATTAGCCTTTTCATATTTTGaacaattttatattttgatgtcttaagatattttttaaaatatgattagTTTCAATTAATTGTATGTACTGTTAGTTTGTTAAAAGAACTTTAGGAATTAGTTATTTTTATCCCTTGTAATTCACTTAGACCACATCCTATATAGAATGGCCTAAACCCGTGTACTATTTAAATtacataatagtaataataataattgtaatttATTTTCATTCTTTGTGTTTTTACTATGAAATTAAGCAATAACAATCAATACATCGCAAGTGTACGACTATATCGAATTAGTAAAATAATTGTCGTTCACATAGACCAGTTCGATTATCAATTTTTATTACTCTTATGTTTATTTAAGACAAACCTTTTAAGACTGTTTTTAACGCTCTATAAAATAGGATTTAGGAAAATGAATATTGTCTTAGATTAACTCATGCAAGTTCCTAATTTTAGGTAATGTTGAGTTTGGTTTATAGGTAATGTCAAGTGGGTTAGGGCTGGAGCGGAGACGGGCCTTGCCATTGCGTTTGGTCAAAGTGCTTATTGGAAGGGCAGCTGAGGTGTGTGGGAGTGTGGGGGGCTTCGTATGGTTTAGGGGTATTATTGTAATTTGGACCATTAGTTTCCATGTATATACTTGTAACACTAAAACCCTAAAGTATATAATCCAGAACAAAACAATAAGACGAAACTATAGCTGCACTATATTCGCAGACAAAGGCAATTTTGCCAAACTGCATGAACAAAATTTTGTGTGTTTCTCTCTACTATAATTTGTATTTGCGTATTTGttccaacaattggtatcagatGAATTTTAACCTTAGAGGTCTGAAATTCGAAGTAACTCGGTTTGACGGAACAAACAATTTTGGTTTATGGCAAATGAGAGTTAAGGATTTGTTGGCTTTACAAGATTTATAAAAGGTGCTTCGTGATGGAAAACCAACGTACATCGCAACCATTGTTTGGAACAAGATGAAGGAGAAGGTCGCATGTTGACAAAGTATAGAGGAAGGTTGACGAAGTTCGGGTGTAAGTTTATTTGTGAAGGGAGGTCAAGACCGTGGCAGAGGCAAGGGTAAAGCAATGAGTTCtagaaacaaaaaaaagattCAAGTCCAAGGACAAAAAAGCAGCAGAATATTATAGATGCAACCAAATTGGCAATTAGAAGCAAGATTGTCCAAACAAGTCAGACAACAATAGCTCAACAAATGTAGTTCTGTTAAGACAGCTGGTTCCTGTAGTGAAGAGGATTTGCTTCGAGTTTTATCTGCCAAATGCATTGATGTAGGGATCCTTGATTCTAAGTGCTCTTACCATATGACGCCGCACTATGAGGGGTTCAACTATTTTAAATCAGGTGATTttagttttgtttatttaggGGATGATAAAACTTGTATCATCATAGAAAATGGGCAAATTAAAATTGCTTTGGATGGTGGTGGCATGCGTACATTAAGTGAGGTGCATTATGTTCCAGAATTAAGGAAGAATTTGATTTCTCTGGGTACTCTTCAAGTTAATGGTTATTCATTCCGGTCAAATGAGGATAGAGACATCATGAGAGTTTGCAAGGGTGCAATGATAGTGACGAGGGCAAGGAGGATTGTAGGAAACATTTATAAGTTGTAGGAAAGCATAATTATGGGTGATGTAGCATTTGTTGAAACTGATAATAATGCAACTAAAATGTTGTACATGCGCTTGGGTCATCTCAATGAAAGTGGGACGATGGAACTACATTAAAGGAATTTGCTTAAAGGTTTTTGCAATTGCACAATTAGATTGTAAAAGTATTATGTTCTTGGGAAATACTGTAGAGTTCGTTTCAAGATCGGGCAACACAAGACCAAGGGAATCTTATATTATGTCCATTTAGATGTCTTAAGGCCTATAAAAGAGCCCTCCATTGGAGGTTTCAAGTACTTTATGACATTCACTGATGATTTTTCTCGTAAGATCTGAGTTTATTTTATGAAGTATAAATCTAAGGACTTTGCCAAGTTCAAACTGTGGAAGGCAAAAGTTGAGAACCAgacaaagagaaaaataaagTATTTGCTGCTTAATTATGGAACTGAATATATTGACAATAAGTTTATTCATTTATGTGAGGAGAGTGGAATCTAAAGGCACTTTTATGTAAGGAAGACACCACAGCAGAATGGTGTTGCATAGAGGATGAACATGACTCTAAAGGAGAAGGCAACGTTCCTTTAGTTGAATGTTGgtatttcaaaaggtttttggGCAACAACACTCAATATGGCATGCTATCTAATCAATAGATCACCACGAGCTTCATTAGATGGCAAAGTTGTAGAGTAGGTGTGGACAGGTAATCCTATTGATTTGAATAATTTGAGGATTTTTAGGTGTCCATCATATATTCATATTTTGAGTGACGATCGGTCTAAACTTGACCTCAAGTCAAAATAGTGCATTTTTATTGGCTCTAATAAAGGTGTGAAGGGGTACAAGTTATGGGGATTTGGTTAAGAGGAAGGTGATTGTCAGTAGAGGTGTTGAAACAGTAAGATGTGAGAGTTGTGTCAGATATTGAGGTAGAAATTTCTAGTCAGAACAAGATTATGGTGGACATTGAAGAGCCACCAACCAGTTCAAGGAAGATTGTATTCCATCATTAGGATGAACCGAGATCAGATTCAGGTGGAATGCAAGATTCAGGCTGACTACAAGATTATACACTTGTCCGTGATAGGGATCCCCGTCTCATTACACCTTCAGTGAGATATGAGTTTGAAGACTTAGCATCATAAGCTTCTTATCAGTTTAAAAAACTCTTCTACTTTTTGAGAGGCAATGGCTAGCCATGAGAAAGATAAGTGGGTGGGTACTATGATTGAGGAGATAAAATCCTTGGAAAAAGAATGAGATATAAGATCTTGTTCAGCTGTCATAGGAAAAGAGAACTATTGATTGCAAGTAGGTGTACAAGAAAAATcagcaataataaaaaaaaaaaaaaattgaaggctCGCCTAATTGCAAAAGATTATTCATAGCAAAAAGAATTTGATTATGATAATATTTTTAGTCTGTTCATTAGACAAACTTCTATCGGAATAATATTTACCTTGATAGCCAATAGAGATATACACTTAGAACGATGTGAAAATAACTTTTCTTCATAGTAATCTAGAGGAGCAGATTTGCATGGGACAACCATTGTGAAACTGAACACCTCAAAATAATTTTGTATGCTTTTTACAATTTCACAAGGCACACAACCACTCAATGTTATGTTTCTTAAAGAGGGAGCTTCTAGGCTAGAAGTTCAAAAGTGCTGTAACCTAATTGTGCCAACTAATTTGTACGGCTACTCCATTGTTGTGGGGGTGGGACCTCCTCCCGTTTGTCATTAGTGACAAAGATCCTAAACCATAATAAACAATAGTGACAATATCCTAGTATAACAACTCTCCAATAATTGCTACCCCacaccttttatttttattattgagaTTTAAGAGATGGTAACAAAAATGTTACAACAAAAACCTTTTATTCCATGTACTTTCTTAGacataaagtttgagattaagttctaacaacaatattttttttcaaattcctAAACTAAAAAAAGTTATCATCGTTAATCATGTCTAGATTTCAGGTTTAAAGTTCCTGATTCCTTCATTGAAGAAAACATACACATTAATAATTAGAAAATAATTAAACTATGGGATTACTAAAGAGAAGGAAAAAAAGCAAACAACCAAACTAAGAAAACCTCGTCCCTATTTTCatgtattatttattatatttatcacttttgcttttctttttcacCTCTTTATCCCTTCTTTTTGTTTAGTTTTATCCTAATTATTATAAAACTCTAACTTCCTGCGAAGCACCGAAACTTTGTTACGTGGTACTCCTCTACACAATGCTAGATCTCCAATGGTTTCACATATAAGATCTTTGAATATGAACCGTTCGATGTCCAACACTACGTCTCCAATTTCCACGTGGCATTCACCCCATTCATTCTCACCCTTCATGTCCTTCTTCAACACACCACATATAACCTCAAACATATCCTCCGATGATTCTTCCCTCTCTCGGATCCTCCGAAACTCCGACCAGATTTGATGTAACGAAGGTAGATTCTCCAACTTCCACGGTGGCAAACGGCGTTTACAGTTGAGAATCTCATGAATGGTGTCGAAGATTAACTTTCTTTGAAGAGTAGAAACTTTGGAATTGGAAGTGTTTTTGTTTCCCTTGAGGTACTGTTGCTGTTCCAGTAACAGAAACATGTCATTGTCTTTGTCTTTGGATAAGTAGTTAGAAGCACGAAGTACTTCTGAAACGTATACGAAATCGGAATCCTCTGACTTGGTTTCGTTTGAACTCAAAGCTGTACTCCAAGCATCTTCTTCTGACTCCGCTCCTAGATCTGCAATTTCACCGAACTTCATTAACATCAAGCGAgattaagaaaaaataattaactaactaataaacaaataaatgcaGATAACTGACACtgctaatttatttaataaaaattacgaCCATCACACTCAAACGATAACAacgataattatttaaaaatatgaataaattaattatttaaaaaaaatcaaatttatttataataatttatttactcCTACTTTCAAGTATTTTCACGGGGACACCACTATCGATCTTGAAAAGCAGAATGCCATCACTCTCCCACGTGATTCTACAAGTATTCTTCTGACGTAGTAGTCAATGAACCAATCCAACCAACTACGTTTCCAAAGAATCAAATGATTGGTCCACGTAATATGCAAATTTCACAACCACTACCACTGCACTACTAGTGTGAAAGTAATAAAAAGTCTTGTTTCTTGTTTTGTGTAGTAAAGAAATGACTATACACCATTCACCCAAGCAACAAAACAGTTGTAATTGTTGTGAAGAAATGGAAAGAACAGTTTGGTTCTTAAAAGACCTAAACACGCGTACCCTATCAATGACATCACACCTATTATTAACTTTTTCACTAGTAAAAAAGCAATGACCTTAACGCCAAGGAAGCAATGATTACGACTTATGTATGTACGGACAAAACAAAACTACTGACCTTTATATTCAATGCATCTTTTCATTACTGGAGATGGTGAACACGACGAGTCGTCTTTGTAAAACGACGAGTCAAGAATCGATACGGGACTCGGTTGTTGTAACTCAGTTATTTCCGCTATACTGTTGAGTAATTTATCACACCTCTGCAGTAGCTCTTTCCCCTCTCTGTATTGGTCCACCACCTTAATTAGCCTCTGCACCGTAATTAAATTCATctcattaattaattcaattaaaaaattgattaaaaaaaaattaaataatcaatttaacAAACCTCTGTGTCGGTATGTGAAGAGTTACTGAAACTATTATCAGAAACAGTAGATAATTCATCTTCCGCCATGGTTTTCCCTTCCTTTTGGTAGGTTGTAACTTTTCTCATCCTCGGCGACCGAATCGGTGATTGCCTGACCGGAGAAACTCTTCGGCGATCAACACTGTCGTTCACTTTTCGCTCTGTCTCGACGCTAGTAACCTTCCTCACGCGGTTAGGACTGCGCGTGGGGGAGTTTGCGGTGTTTCTGTTTCTAACATTAGGTTGATTATGATCGGTTCGAGTCTTTGGATTGGACCGGAAAGTGGAGACGGGTGGTGGAGAATTATTCCCGGTTCCGGTCCAACCGGTTCGATGAATTGATTTTCCAGGCTTCATAAGAACTATAGGTGAATCGTGTTCGTTCCCATTCTCAATGACGAAGTTTTTATGATTTGCTAATTTCTTAGAATGTAAGAGCCCTTTCAGCTGCAATGCTTCAAGGATTTGTTTCAgtgtttccagatctttagaaggTTCATGAATCCCACGCATCTTCAACCGTTTCTCAATCTCACCTTGAACCGAAACAGAAACACTCTGTTTCGGACCAGGGAAAAAATCAGCGGAATCATAGAAACACTTCTTTTGTTTCGTTGTTATTCCTCTGACTGGTTCTGTTTTCTCAGTTAGATCTGAGTCTGTGCCGTTTAACAATGAACCACTGTCGAATTGGAATTGCTTTAACTGGAAATTCGTAGTGTCAAAGAAACGATACTGTTGAGAATGAGATAGATCTCTGTGAACCGTTGATTCCGAAGCTGATCTCTGCAGCTTCGGGTTAGGGTTAGGGTTGGGGTTAGGATCAGAGTCTTCGAGACCCATGAGCTTTGCAACAACGCTAGTGGAACGTCGTCGTTTCTCTTCATCTTTTGGATGAATTGTTCCTTTTGCATCCATTACGGCCCTGCTATCTAACGATAGTCTCGGTGCTTCTCTGGCGAATTTCCATGAAGATCTTGTTCCTTCTTTGAAATCGAAAACCGGAAGAATCTGAACAGTCGGTTTTTCTTGGGTTGTTTCAGCTTCCGGTGTTGATTCAGCCGGTGAGTTACTACCGTTTGTTTCCGGTTCCTGTAAAAATACGAAATCGTTACGTTATAATTGAACACGGAGAATGAAtgagagtgattttgagtttgaatCTATACCGTTGGTTTCGTGGAATTGAGTCTTTTAACGGGAAATGAGTGGTGGCGATCGAAGATGTGTAGGAAACCTGCCATGCACCCCATCTGTTTTTGAAAGtgtttctcaagcttttgatcaTTTGCTCCCGTTCCTCTTgtcattctctctttctctttgatTTGTTTCTTTCTCAAATCTCAATGTGAAGGGTTCgccattttttttcttcacattctcATTCCTCACTCTGGTTCTTACTTCTTGACACTGTTGTGGTATGTGGGCACCCTTTTATTCTACA from Vicia villosa cultivar HV-30 ecotype Madison, WI unplaced genomic scaffold, Vvil1.0 ctg.000010F_1_1, whole genome shotgun sequence encodes the following:
- the LOC131621695 gene encoding protein LONGIFOLIA 1-like, which gives rise to MTRGTGANDQKLEKHFQKQMGCMAGFLHIFDRHHSFPVKRLNSTKPTEPETNGSNSPAESTPEAETTQEKPTVQILPVFDFKEGTRSSWKFAREAPRLSLDSRAVMDAKGTIHPKDEEKRRRSTSVVAKLMGLEDSDPNPNPNPNPKLQRSASESTVHRDLSHSQQYRFFDTTNFQLKQFQFDSGSLLNGTDSDLTEKTEPVRGITTKQKKCFYDSADFFPGPKQSVSVSVQGEIEKRLKMRGIHEPSKDLETLKQILEALQLKGLLHSKKLANHKNFVIENGNEHDSPIVLMKPGKSIHRTGWTGTGNNSPPPVSTFRSNPKTRTDHNQPNVRNRNTANSPTRSPNRVRKVTSVETERKVNDSVDRRRVSPVRQSPIRSPRMRKVTTYQKEGKTMAEDELSTVSDNSFSNSSHTDTERLIKVVDQYREGKELLQRCDKLLNSIAEITELQQPSPVSILDSSFYKDDSSCSPSPVMKRCIEYKDLGAESEEDAWSTALSSNETKSEDSDFVYVSEVLRASNYLSKDKDNDMFLLLEQQQYLKGNKNTSNSKVSTLQRKLIFDTIHEILNCKRRLPPWKLENLPSLHQIWSEFRRIREREESSEDMFEVICGVLKKDMKGENEWGECHVEIGDVVLDIERFIFKDLICETIGDLALCRGVPRNKVSVLRRKLEFYNN